One Marinitoga hydrogenitolerans DSM 16785 genomic window carries:
- the kdd gene encoding L-erythro-3,5-diaminohexanoate dehydrogenase, with protein MKKGCPFGTHRVIEPKGLLPQAAKKIDNTMEIYSNEILIDVITLNIDSASFTQIKEACNKDTRKMEEMILDIVNERGKMQNPVTGSGGMLIGTVKEIGPDFPDKSLKIGDKIATLVSLSLTPLKIEKIKKINIENDQVDIDGKAILFETGIYAKLPDDIPEKLALAALDVAGAPAQVAKLVKKGDTVCIIGGGGKSGILCSYQAMKNAGDTGKVIVVEYSEENAKRIKDMNLAHEVIIADATKPVEIYEKVLKVTDGKYCDVTINNVNVPDTEMSSILITKDEGVVYFFSMATSFTKAALGAEGVGKDITMIIGNGYTKGHADLTLQILRDSKEIKELFEKLYI; from the coding sequence ATGAAAAAAGGATGTCCATTTGGAACACATAGAGTAATAGAACCAAAAGGATTATTACCTCAAGCAGCAAAAAAAATTGATAACACAATGGAGATTTATTCAAATGAAATATTAATAGATGTAATTACATTAAATATAGACTCTGCAAGTTTTACTCAGATAAAAGAAGCATGCAATAAAGATACAAGGAAAATGGAAGAAATGATTCTTGATATAGTTAATGAAAGAGGAAAAATGCAAAATCCAGTAACAGGTTCTGGCGGAATGTTAATAGGGACTGTAAAAGAGATAGGACCAGATTTTCCAGATAAATCATTAAAAATTGGAGATAAAATAGCAACATTGGTATCTTTATCTCTTACACCTTTAAAAATTGAAAAGATAAAAAAGATAAATATTGAAAATGATCAGGTAGATATAGATGGAAAAGCTATATTATTTGAAACAGGAATTTATGCAAAATTACCCGATGATATTCCTGAAAAATTGGCTTTAGCAGCACTTGATGTAGCAGGAGCGCCAGCTCAAGTAGCTAAATTAGTAAAAAAAGGAGATACAGTCTGCATCATTGGTGGTGGCGGGAAATCAGGAATATTATGCTCATATCAAGCTATGAAAAATGCAGGAGATACAGGAAAAGTAATAGTTGTAGAGTATTCTGAAGAAAATGCTAAAAGGATTAAAGATATGAATTTAGCCCATGAAGTAATAATAGCAGATGCAACAAAACCTGTGGAAATATATGAAAAAGTATTAAAAGTAACAGATGGAAAATATTGTGACGTAACAATAAATAATGTAAATGTTCCAGATACAGAAATGTCTTCTATATTAATAACAAAAGATGAAGGGGTTGTATATTTCTTCTCAATGGCAACATCATTTACAAAAGCTGCGTTGGGTGCTGAAGGCGTTGGGAAAGATATAACAATGATTATAGGTAATGGTTATACAAAAGGCCATGCTGATTTAACACTTCAAATATTAAGAGATTCAAAAGAAATAAAAGAGTTATTTGAAAAATTATATATATAA
- the kal gene encoding 3-aminobutyryl-CoA ammonia lyase, whose product MSEKVMIRVRMSLHDAHYGGNLVDGAKILQLFGDVATELLIRHDGDEGLFKAYDNIEFIAPVYAGDYIEATGEIVKVGNTSRKMVFEARKVIVPRPDISDSAADYLEEPIVVCRASGTCVVPKDKQRKGK is encoded by the coding sequence ATGAGTGAAAAAGTAATGATAAGAGTAAGAATGAGTTTACACGATGCACATTATGGCGGTAATTTAGTTGATGGCGCAAAAATACTTCAATTATTTGGCGATGTTGCAACTGAATTATTAATCAGACATGATGGAGATGAAGGGTTATTTAAAGCATATGATAATATTGAATTTATAGCTCCAGTATATGCAGGAGATTATATAGAAGCGACAGGTGAAATAGTAAAAGTAGGTAATACATCAAGAAAAATGGTATTTGAAGCAAGAAAAGTTATAGTTCCAAGACCAGATATTTCTGATTCAGCTGCAGATTATCTTGAAGAGCCTATAGTTGTATGTAGAGCAAGTGGAACATGTGTTGTTCCAAAAGATAAGCAAAGGAAGGGGAAATAA
- the kce gene encoding 3-keto-5-aminohexanoate cleavage enzyme, whose translation MEKLIITVALTGAEVTKKQQPNLPVTPDEIAEAAYECYLAGASIAHVHARDKEGNPTQSYEVYKEIKEKIEEKCNIIFQPSTGGAVYHTFEQRKQPLELNPEMATLSAGTTNFGRDIFVNSEEYMEKFAKEMKERGIKPEIEVFERGHIANALRLVKKGLLNTPIHFDFVMGVPGAIPGEIDDLVYLVNHIPQGSTWTVAGIGRYELPLAVHAILMGGHVRVGFEDNIYYKKGELAKSNAQLVERIVRIAKELGREIATPDEARKILNIKK comes from the coding sequence ATGGAAAAGTTAATTATAACAGTTGCATTAACAGGTGCTGAAGTAACAAAAAAGCAACAACCAAACTTACCTGTAACTCCTGATGAGATAGCAGAAGCTGCATATGAATGTTATCTTGCAGGAGCTTCTATAGCTCATGTTCATGCAAGAGATAAAGAAGGAAATCCAACTCAATCATATGAAGTATATAAAGAAATAAAGGAAAAAATAGAAGAAAAATGCAATATAATATTTCAGCCATCAACGGGTGGAGCAGTATATCATACATTTGAACAAAGAAAACAGCCATTAGAATTAAATCCGGAAATGGCAACATTATCTGCAGGAACAACAAATTTCGGAAGAGATATATTTGTTAATTCCGAAGAATATATGGAAAAATTTGCAAAAGAAATGAAAGAAAGAGGAATAAAGCCAGAAATAGAAGTGTTTGAAAGAGGGCATATTGCAAATGCATTAAGATTAGTAAAAAAGGGATTATTAAATACACCTATTCATTTTGATTTCGTAATGGGTGTTCCTGGAGCAATTCCAGGTGAAATAGATGATTTAGTTTATTTAGTAAATCATATACCTCAGGGAAGCACATGGACAGTTGCTGGTATAGGAAGATATGAACTTCCATTAGCTGTACATGCAATATTAATGGGAGGACATGTAAGAGTAGGATTTGAAGACAATATATATTATAAAAAAGGTGAATTAGCAAAATCAAATGCACAATTAGTTGAAAGAATAGTAAGGATAGCAAAAGAATTAGGAAGAGAAATAGCGACACCAGATGAAGCAAGAAAAATATTAAATATAAAAAAATAA